The Saccharothrix variisporea genome has a segment encoding these proteins:
- a CDS encoding class I SAM-dependent methyltransferase, with protein sequence MDVTATGYVFDNHSLHATEQHRCLAAAYDPITFARLAQTGVRKGWRCLEVGAGGGSVAHWLALRSGSVLATDVKPEHIAPAPGLTATRHDVVEDPLPEGEFDLVHARLVLLHLPEREAVLRKLVRALKPGGWLQLDEFDITYGPLLLAPDEESARLYEKFLAAKEKMFADAGADGTWGRRAAAAMVAAGLVDVDPVPVVQPWRPESPGVRLLVHHTHHLRDKLVAAGMTDDELRRVRDVMSHPRFRACSCPFYSVQGRRPA encoded by the coding sequence GTGGACGTGACCGCGACCGGGTACGTGTTCGACAACCACAGCCTGCACGCGACCGAGCAGCACCGCTGCCTGGCCGCCGCCTACGACCCGATCACCTTCGCCCGCTTGGCCCAGACCGGCGTCCGCAAGGGCTGGCGGTGCCTGGAGGTCGGCGCCGGCGGCGGCAGCGTCGCCCACTGGCTGGCCCTGCGCTCGGGCTCGGTGCTCGCCACCGACGTCAAACCCGAGCACATCGCCCCCGCGCCCGGCCTCACCGCCACCCGCCACGACGTGGTCGAAGACCCGCTGCCCGAAGGCGAGTTCGACCTGGTCCACGCCCGGCTCGTGCTGCTGCACCTGCCCGAGCGGGAAGCGGTGCTGCGCAAGCTGGTCCGGGCGCTGAAACCGGGCGGGTGGCTCCAGCTCGACGAGTTCGACATCACCTACGGCCCCCTGCTGCTCGCCCCCGACGAGGAGTCGGCCCGCCTGTACGAGAAGTTCCTGGCGGCCAAGGAGAAGATGTTCGCCGACGCGGGCGCGGACGGGACGTGGGGCAGGCGCGCGGCGGCGGCGATGGTGGCCGCCGGACTGGTCGACGTCGACCCCGTGCCGGTGGTCCAGCCGTGGCGGCCGGAGTCACCGGGGGTGCGGCTGCTCGTCCACCACACCCACCACCTGCGCGACAAGCTCGTGGCGGCCGGCATGACCGACGACGAGCTGCGGCGGGTGCGCGACGTGATGTCCCACCCGCGCTTCCGGGCCTGTTCCTGCCCGTTCTACTCGGTGCAGGGGCGGCGACCGGCATGA
- a CDS encoding class I adenylate-forming enzyme family protein, with protein sequence MRPHDMGTLFDQVAARRPHTAVLLDRPFDIAPHLGTAFTVGQLAALVREAAGWLFAAGARPGDRVAVVKRNHYDYDLLACAAIRIGALPALIAGHLPDDTLEILLKRLEPAVLVTDRPVPPHAARRVLSLGEGPFTIDHVRGAPAPPPWRRGDDDPLIVTHTSGTTGVPKLVVHTTTTIIKKLARFESLRLPVVSVRRDDVVANASSYAHGRTFCWTGSVFCLQPRKIVLLSNPATAREVLGAHQPTVLEALPSAYVRWQPLARTRDNPFRRVRLFISTYDAMHPPTMRALLNASRHKRPLWMQGWGQTETGPLTFRFLTRTAARREPTARDLGRPVPVTTRLRVVDPLTFKPVPRGTPGLVLARTATRCVGYVGEQDRWQAKLAGRWWNTGDLAVRTRSGKVLLLDREVDTVPGMSCLEVEDVVEDRLPEVVECVVLGATGRPPLPVVVTADGLLDPARWWSAVADLPPLSSPRVLTWDDVPRTATGKVRRLELLTRLVGPAETHGTGRWT encoded by the coding sequence ATGAGGCCGCACGACATGGGCACCCTGTTCGACCAGGTCGCCGCCCGCCGCCCGCACACCGCCGTGCTGCTGGACCGGCCCTTCGACATCGCACCCCACTTGGGCACCGCGTTCACCGTGGGGCAGTTGGCGGCGCTCGTGCGGGAGGCCGCGGGCTGGCTGTTCGCCGCCGGCGCGCGACCCGGCGACCGGGTCGCGGTGGTCAAGCGCAACCACTACGACTACGACCTGCTGGCCTGCGCGGCGATCCGCATCGGCGCGCTGCCCGCCCTGATCGCGGGCCACCTGCCCGACGACACCCTGGAGATCCTGCTCAAGCGCCTGGAACCGGCCGTCCTGGTCACCGACCGCCCGGTGCCGCCGCACGCCGCCCGGCGCGTGCTGTCGCTGGGGGAGGGGCCGTTCACGATCGACCACGTGCGCGGCGCGCCCGCACCACCGCCGTGGCGGCGCGGCGACGACGACCCGCTGATCGTCACCCACACCTCCGGCACCACCGGCGTGCCCAAGCTCGTCGTCCACACCACCACGACGATCATCAAGAAGCTCGCCCGGTTCGAGTCGCTGCGCCTGCCGGTCGTCTCCGTGCGCCGGGACGACGTGGTCGCCAACGCCTCCTCCTACGCCCACGGCCGCACGTTCTGCTGGACCGGCAGCGTGTTCTGCCTCCAGCCGCGCAAGATCGTCCTGCTCAGCAACCCCGCCACCGCACGTGAGGTGCTCGGCGCCCATCAGCCGACCGTGCTCGAAGCACTGCCCTCGGCCTACGTGCGCTGGCAACCCCTGGCCCGCACCAGGGACAACCCGTTCCGCCGCGTCCGGCTGTTCATCAGCACCTACGACGCCATGCACCCGCCGACCATGCGCGCGCTGCTCAACGCCTCCCGGCACAAGCGCCCGCTGTGGATGCAGGGCTGGGGCCAGACCGAGACCGGCCCGCTGACCTTCCGCTTCCTCACCCGCACCGCCGCCCGCCGCGAACCCACCGCCCGCGACCTCGGCCGCCCCGTGCCCGTCACGACCCGCCTGCGCGTGGTGGACCCGCTGACGTTCAAGCCCGTGCCACGTGGCACACCCGGGCTCGTGCTGGCCCGCACCGCCACCCGGTGCGTCGGCTACGTCGGCGAGCAGGACCGGTGGCAGGCCAAGCTCGCCGGCCGCTGGTGGAACACCGGCGACCTCGCCGTGCGCACCCGGTCCGGGAAGGTGCTGCTGCTGGACCGCGAGGTGGACACCGTGCCGGGCATGAGCTGCCTGGAGGTCGAGGACGTCGTGGAGGACCGGCTGCCCGAGGTCGTCGAGTGCGTCGTGCTGGGCGCCACCGGACGCCCGCCGCTGCCCGTCGTGGTCACCGCCGACGGCCTGCTCGACCCCGCGCGCTGGTGGTCCGCCGTGGCCGACCTGCCACCGCTGTCCTCCCCGCGCGTCCTGACCTGGGACGACGTCCCGCGCACCGCCACCGGCAAGGTCCGGCGGCTGGAACTGCTCACCCGGCTCGTCGGGCCGGCCGAGACCCACGGAACGGGACGGTGGACGTGA
- a CDS encoding NAD(P)/FAD-dependent oxidoreductase: MSADADVVVVGAGAAGLAAAHELRRAGREVLVLEAADRVGGRMATLRRDGFVIDTGAEQIPERGYDATWRLLADVGLGRDAVPRIGRYVAMWRDGRARLGVAHPRGLLTGAGLPLRARLDLRRLLRGAPDLDHPERGPAGTVAEVTAAYHPDVLEHLCGPVVTGFFGWRPDRSAAAPFLALMASIGPSSTWRTYRDGMDTLARALADRLDVTTSTPVREVVADRGSVRLTTAAGTELRARSVVLAVPAPAARALHANPGPDETPFLEACTFTPMVKVHLLLDRRPASRTYLVAVPATASRTVSTILFDHLKHPDRAPAGRGLVTLIAHPDLAPALLDAPDAEAVDTLGAAAERFVPGLRAATRDAVVHRFRHGLPEATPAALALRADFAARPVGPVDYAGDWVGLVPCSEVAVRSGRRAAARVLTAVPRRQPA; this comes from the coding sequence GTGAGCGCGGACGCCGACGTCGTCGTGGTGGGCGCGGGCGCGGCCGGCCTCGCCGCCGCCCACGAACTGCGCCGCGCCGGACGGGAGGTGCTGGTGCTGGAAGCGGCCGACCGCGTGGGCGGGCGCATGGCGACCCTGCGCCGCGACGGGTTCGTCATCGACACCGGCGCCGAGCAGATCCCCGAACGCGGCTACGACGCCACCTGGCGGCTGCTGGCCGACGTCGGCCTCGGCCGCGACGCCGTGCCCCGCATCGGCCGGTACGTGGCGATGTGGCGCGACGGCCGCGCCCGCCTCGGCGTGGCCCACCCGCGCGGCCTGCTGACCGGGGCCGGGCTGCCCCTCCGCGCCCGCCTGGACCTGCGCCGGCTGCTGCGCGGCGCGCCCGACCTCGACCACCCCGAACGCGGACCCGCCGGCACGGTCGCCGAGGTGACCGCCGCCTACCACCCCGACGTGCTGGAGCACCTGTGCGGGCCCGTGGTGACCGGGTTCTTCGGGTGGCGGCCCGACCGCTCCGCCGCCGCGCCGTTCCTGGCGCTCATGGCCTCGATCGGCCCGTCCTCGACCTGGCGCACCTACCGCGACGGCATGGACACCCTGGCCCGCGCGCTGGCCGACCGGCTCGACGTCACCACCTCCACCCCGGTGCGGGAGGTCGTCGCCGACCGGGGCTCGGTGCGCCTGACCACCGCCGCCGGCACCGAGTTGCGGGCGCGGTCGGTGGTGCTCGCCGTCCCGGCGCCGGCCGCCCGCGCCCTGCACGCCAACCCCGGCCCCGACGAGACGCCGTTCCTCGAGGCCTGCACGTTCACCCCGATGGTGAAGGTGCACCTGCTGCTGGACCGGCGACCGGCCTCCCGCACCTACCTGGTCGCGGTGCCGGCCACGGCGAGCCGCACGGTGTCCACGATCCTGTTCGACCACCTCAAGCACCCCGACCGCGCCCCGGCCGGCCGGGGCCTGGTCACCCTCATCGCCCACCCCGACCTCGCGCCCGCCCTGCTCGACGCCCCCGACGCCGAGGCCGTCGACACCCTCGGCGCCGCCGCCGAGCGGTTCGTGCCCGGCCTGCGCGCCGCCACCCGCGACGCCGTCGTGCACCGCTTCCGCCACGGGCTGCCCGAGGCCACCCCCGCCGCGCTCGCGCTGCGCGCCGACTTCGCCGCCCGGCCGGTCGGACCCGTGGACTACGCCGGCGACTGGGTGGGACTGGTGCCGTGCAGCGAGGTCGCCGTGCGCTCGGGTCGCCGCGCCGCGGCCCGCGTGCTGACCGCCGTCCCGAGGAGGCAACCCGCATGA
- a CDS encoding UbiA family prenyltransferase, translating to MTTLATTPARAYFRLAKLDIVDYYLGVLVVWSLLPAALRFDGRVLGTTAVFLLGEVFVIAVMVALDDRTGYRDGSDIANYGPDDPRRRRERKPLVAGTLTEPQVVRFAWVTGLVGAGLWLAAVAVAPHRPLWTVVLIAVTYFFSVQYSWGVKLSYHGFQELFIAGLGWALVLAPYGLATGHLDGNAVVQALLFGFGPLLFGVYSNTNDVEGDRRVGRPTVAALTTPRGNRRFIVALTAAEALLVLAAPFLGAPWWFPLALLPTLLLRVHQLRIGFGEGDILRARRVGIHTHRVTVCALIVANLL from the coding sequence GTGACCACCCTGGCCACGACTCCGGCCCGCGCGTACTTCCGGCTGGCCAAGCTCGACATCGTCGACTACTACCTCGGCGTGCTGGTCGTGTGGTCGCTGCTGCCCGCCGCCCTGCGCTTCGACGGCCGCGTGCTGGGCACCACGGCGGTGTTCCTGCTCGGCGAGGTGTTCGTCATCGCGGTGATGGTCGCGCTGGACGACCGCACCGGCTACCGCGACGGCAGCGACATCGCCAACTACGGCCCCGACGACCCCCGGCGGCGGCGCGAGCGCAAACCGCTGGTCGCGGGCACGCTGACCGAGCCGCAGGTGGTGCGCTTCGCGTGGGTGACCGGCCTGGTCGGCGCGGGCCTGTGGCTGGCGGCCGTCGCCGTCGCCCCGCACCGTCCACTGTGGACCGTGGTGCTGATCGCCGTCACCTACTTCTTCTCCGTGCAGTACTCGTGGGGCGTCAAGCTGAGCTACCACGGGTTCCAGGAGCTGTTCATCGCCGGCCTCGGCTGGGCGCTCGTGCTCGCCCCCTACGGCCTGGCCACCGGGCACCTCGACGGCAACGCCGTGGTGCAGGCCCTGCTGTTCGGCTTCGGTCCGCTGCTGTTCGGCGTGTACTCCAACACCAACGACGTCGAGGGCGACCGCCGCGTCGGCCGGCCCACCGTCGCCGCCCTGACCACCCCGCGCGGAAACCGCCGGTTCATCGTGGCGCTCACCGCCGCCGAAGCCCTGCTCGTCCTGGCCGCCCCGTTCCTGGGCGCGCCCTGGTGGTTCCCGCTGGCGCTGCTGCCGACGCTGCTGCTGCGCGTGCACCAGTTGCGCATCGGGTTCGGCGAGGGCGACATCCTGCGCGCCCGCCGCGTGGGCATCCACACCCACCGCGTCACGGTGTGCGCGCTGATCGTGGCGAACCTGCTGTGA
- a CDS encoding class I SAM-dependent methyltransferase: MDTLTHLPAAEDIAAEWDRRAARPGLTRVMRASQPTELAEETTARTRGLVADYLRAVAPATALEIGCGMGRLTPTIAAHARDVLAVDMTARMVELARAACADLPHVRFLHAKVQDLPRHAPRFDVAVCVWVLMHVLDDAELATACQAIAAASRHLVLVEYEHAEIPVGKYSRLRQLDDYLAVLPGARLLERRDLHYGGDRSFAALIALEDAR; the protein is encoded by the coding sequence ATGGACACGTTGACGCACCTGCCCGCCGCCGAGGACATCGCCGCCGAGTGGGACCGCCGCGCCGCCCGCCCCGGCCTGACCCGGGTCATGCGCGCCTCCCAGCCCACCGAGCTGGCCGAGGAGACCACCGCCCGCACCCGCGGCCTGGTCGCCGACTACCTGCGCGCGGTGGCGCCGGCCACGGCGTTGGAGATCGGCTGCGGCATGGGCCGGCTGACCCCGACCATCGCCGCCCACGCCCGTGACGTGCTCGCCGTGGACATGACCGCCCGCATGGTCGAGCTGGCCCGCGCCGCGTGCGCGGACCTGCCGCACGTGCGGTTCCTCCACGCCAAGGTCCAGGACCTGCCCCGCCACGCGCCGCGCTTCGACGTCGCCGTGTGCGTGTGGGTGCTCATGCACGTCTTGGACGACGCCGAGCTGGCCACGGCGTGCCAAGCGATCGCCGCCGCCTCCCGGCACCTGGTGCTCGTCGAGTACGAGCACGCCGAGATCCCGGTGGGCAAGTACTCGCGACTGCGCCAACTGGACGACTACCTCGCCGTGCTGCCCGGCGCGCGCCTGCTCGAACGCCGCGACCTGCACTACGGCGGCGACCGCTCCTTCGCCGCGCTGATCGCGCTGGAGGACGCCCGGTGA
- a CDS encoding DegT/DnrJ/EryC1/StrS family aminotransferase, producing MSIPFFPPDLFDGDELLDLVHAVGTSPQQRFILGERTAEFESALRESLGVADAIACGSGTSALTLLLHAMDVGPGDEVIVPAYGCAPLAATPLLRGATPVFADVDPWTVVVDPVEVEKLVTERTKVIMPAHMFSVMADMPALRRIAADAGVRLLEDSAVAQGGVLAGRPAGTWGDAGVFSFVQVKTFGMPGEGGMVVTNDPALGRTVRMLRNHGQDGRTRFLHHRIGHNSRFDELMAAFQLRRLAGLPERLERRAAIADYYTERFTGLPGVQPPPPGRDGRCFYVYSLLADRRDALRDHLATAGIGSHVYYQAPLPRQAAFAPYAADRDWPHAEHACRRQLAIPVYPHLTDAQVEHIADQVRRFALA from the coding sequence GTGAGCATCCCGTTCTTCCCGCCCGACCTGTTCGACGGCGACGAACTGCTCGACCTGGTGCACGCGGTCGGCACCAGCCCGCAACAGCGGTTCATCCTGGGCGAGCGCACCGCCGAGTTCGAATCCGCGCTGCGCGAATCCCTCGGCGTCGCCGACGCGATCGCCTGCGGCAGCGGCACCTCCGCGCTGACCCTGCTGCTGCACGCGATGGACGTCGGCCCCGGCGACGAGGTCATCGTCCCCGCCTACGGCTGCGCGCCCCTGGCCGCCACGCCGCTGCTGCGCGGCGCCACACCGGTGTTCGCCGACGTGGACCCGTGGACGGTGGTCGTGGACCCGGTCGAGGTGGAGAAGTTGGTCACCGAGCGCACCAAGGTGATCATGCCCGCGCACATGTTCTCCGTGATGGCCGACATGCCCGCGCTGCGCCGGATCGCCGCCGACGCCGGCGTCCGGCTGCTGGAGGACTCGGCGGTCGCCCAGGGCGGGGTGCTGGCCGGGCGGCCCGCGGGCACCTGGGGCGACGCGGGCGTGTTCTCCTTCGTGCAGGTCAAGACGTTCGGGATGCCCGGCGAGGGCGGCATGGTCGTCACGAACGACCCCGCGCTGGGTCGGACCGTGCGGATGCTGCGCAACCACGGCCAGGACGGGCGGACCCGGTTCCTGCACCACCGGATCGGTCACAACAGCCGGTTCGACGAGCTGATGGCCGCCTTCCAACTGCGCCGCCTGGCGGGCCTGCCCGAGCGCCTGGAACGCCGGGCGGCCATAGCCGACTACTACACCGAGCGGTTCACCGGCCTGCCCGGCGTCCAACCGCCGCCACCGGGCAGGGACGGCCGCTGCTTCTACGTCTACTCGCTGCTGGCCGACCGCCGCGACGCGCTGCGCGACCACCTCGCGACCGCCGGCATCGGCTCCCACGTCTACTACCAGGCCCCGCTGCCCCGACAAGCCGCCTTCGCCCCCTACGCGGCGGACCGCGACTGGCCCCACGCCGAGCACGCCTGCCGGCGGCAACTGGCCATCCCCGTGTACCCGCACCTGACCGACGCCCAGGTCGAGCACATCGCCGACCAGGTGCGCCGGTTCGCACTGGCCTGA
- a CDS encoding DegT/DnrJ/EryC1/StrS family aminotransferase, with protein sequence MVEVVGNGKYSHGAAVARLERALADYTGARHVVGVGSGTDALVLLLRACGLRPGDEVVVPAFSFIATASSVVLAGGRPVFADVEPDGYGLSAASVAAVAGPRTRFVMPVHLFHHPADMAAISALGLTVVEDSAEAIGMRHGGTHAGLLGVGGVLSFFPTKTLGAIGDAGAVLTDDPVIAETVGALRHHGRFGHTVGNFPAINTTTGVVGQNSKMDDLQAAVLLAKLGRLEDDVRRRAELAARYTERLAGVPGVRKLPTPRPGVRGVFYVYVVEVDRRDELAAHLASRGVETEVYYPTPLHLQPCFADLGHRPGDFPHAEAACRHALALPLYPDLPLSAVDRVCAEITDFLTGRTA encoded by the coding sequence ATTGTCGAGGTGGTCGGGAACGGGAAGTATTCCCACGGCGCCGCGGTGGCGCGGCTGGAGCGCGCGCTGGCCGACTACACCGGCGCGCGGCACGTGGTCGGGGTGGGCAGCGGCACCGACGCCCTGGTCCTGCTGCTGCGGGCGTGCGGCCTGCGGCCCGGGGACGAGGTGGTGGTGCCCGCGTTCTCCTTCATCGCCACCGCGTCCTCGGTCGTGCTCGCCGGGGGACGGCCGGTGTTCGCCGACGTCGAGCCGGACGGGTACGGCCTGTCCGCCGCGTCGGTCGCCGCCGTGGCCGGCCCGCGCACCCGGTTCGTCATGCCCGTGCACCTGTTCCACCACCCCGCCGACATGGCCGCGATCAGCGCGCTGGGCCTGACCGTCGTGGAGGACAGCGCCGAGGCGATCGGCATGCGCCACGGCGGCACGCACGCCGGCCTGCTGGGCGTCGGGGGAGTGCTGTCGTTCTTCCCCACCAAGACGCTGGGCGCGATCGGCGACGCCGGCGCGGTGCTCACCGACGACCCGGTGATCGCCGAGACGGTCGGCGCGCTGCGCCACCACGGGCGCTTCGGCCACACCGTCGGCAACTTCCCGGCGATCAACACCACCACCGGCGTGGTGGGCCAGAACTCCAAGATGGACGACCTGCAGGCCGCCGTGCTGCTGGCCAAGCTGGGCCGGCTGGAGGACGACGTCCGCCGCCGCGCCGAGCTGGCCGCCCGCTACACCGAGCGCCTGGCCGGCGTGCCCGGGGTGCGCAAGCTGCCCACCCCCCGGCCGGGCGTGCGGGGCGTGTTCTACGTCTACGTCGTCGAGGTCGACCGGCGCGACGAGCTGGCCGCGCACCTGGCGTCGCGCGGGGTGGAGACCGAGGTGTACTACCCGACGCCATTGCACCTCCAGCCGTGTTTCGCCGATCTCGGACACCGGCCCGGCGATTTCCCGCACGCCGAGGCCGCCTGCCGGCACGCGCTCGCATTGCCGCTCTACCCGGATTTGCCGTTGTCCGCCGTGGACCGCGTTTGTGCGGAAATCACCGATTTCCTCACCGGGAGGACCGCGTGA